ACGAACTGCGCGCCGTTGATGTCGTCCTTGTAGTCGATCTCAGCGCCAACCAGATACTGGTAGCTCATCGAATCGATCAGCAGCTGGACGCCGCTCTTGTTCATGACGGTGTCGTCTTCATTGACGGCTTCGTCGAACGTAAAACCGTATTGAAAGCCCGAGCAGCCGCCGCCTTGCACGAAAACGCGCAATTTCAGGTCCGCATTGCCTTCTTCTTCGATCAGTTGCTTGACCTTGTCAGCCGCTGCGTCGGTAAAAACGAAGGGGGCGGGCATGTCGGTCACGGGTGTTTCGGTGACTGCGTTCATTCGGACTCTCCAGAAAGCTTCTAGCCGCTATTGTAGGGCTTGTCTTGATATCGTGCTTAACCCCACGAAATCAATGGGTTCTTTCCGCGGAAAACGTGGTGCCTACAAAGAAAAAGCCGCCTTCGCACGAGCGTTGGCGGCTTTTTGCAGCGAACCGGCCCAAGAGCCAGTTGGCGCCCGAAACGATTAACGCTTCGAGAATTGCTTCCGGCGACGTGCCTTGTGGAAGCCGACCTTCTTACGTTCGACTTCACGAGCGTCACGCGTCACGAAGCCTGCCTTCGACAGTTCCGGCTTCAGCGTTGCGTCGTAGTCCATCAGCGCGCGGGTGATGCCGTGGCGAACCGCGCCGGCTTGACCCGTTTCACCGCCACCGTTCACGTTGACCTTGATGTCGAACGTAGCAGCGTGGTTCGTGAGTTCCAGCGGCTGACGCACGATCATCAGCGACGTTTCGCGCGAGAAGTAATCGGCGATAGGCTTGCCGTTCACAATGATCTCGCCCTTGCCTGCCTTGATGAACACGCGTGCGACGGCGCTCTTGCGGCGGCCCGTGCCGTAATTCCAGTTACCGATCATATGGGCTCCCCTTAGATCTCGAGCGCTTTCGGCTGTTGTGCCGAATGCGGATGCGTTGCTTCAGCGTAGACCTTCAGCTTCTTGATCATCGCGTAGCCGAGCGGGCCCTTCGGCAGCATGCCCTTGACCGCTTTCTCGAGCGCACGGCCCGGGAAGCGTTCCTGCATCTTGCCGAACGTCGTTTCATAGATACCGCCCGGGTAGCCCGAGTGACGGTAGTACTTCTTGTCGGTAACCTTGTTGCCCGTGACCTTCAGCTTGCCGGCGTTGATAACGATGATGAAATCACCGGTGTCGACGTGCGGAGTGAATTCAGGCTTGTGCTTGCCGCGAAGACGGTGTGCCACTTCGCTGGCGACACGCCCGAGAACCTTATCCGTCGCGTCAATCACG
The sequence above is a segment of the Paraburkholderia sp. D15 genome. Coding sequences within it:
- the erpA gene encoding iron-sulfur cluster insertion protein ErpA, with amino-acid sequence MNAVTETPVTDMPAPFVFTDAAADKVKQLIEEEGNADLKLRVFVQGGGCSGFQYGFTFDEAVNEDDTVMNKSGVQLLIDSMSYQYLVGAEIDYKDDINGAQFVIKNPNATTTCGCGSSFSV
- the rpsI gene encoding 30S ribosomal protein S9, producing the protein MIGNWNYGTGRRKSAVARVFIKAGKGEIIVNGKPIADYFSRETSLMIVRQPLELTNHAATFDIKVNVNGGGETGQAGAVRHGITRALMDYDATLKPELSKAGFVTRDAREVERKKVGFHKARRRKQFSKR
- the rplM gene encoding 50S ribosomal protein L13; this translates as MKTFSAKAHEVTREWYVIDATDKVLGRVASEVAHRLRGKHKPEFTPHVDTGDFIIVINAGKLKVTGNKVTDKKYYRHSGYPGGIYETTFGKMQERFPGRALEKAVKGMLPKGPLGYAMIKKLKVYAEATHPHSAQQPKALEI